A single genomic interval of Osmia lignaria lignaria isolate PbOS001 chromosome 9, iyOsmLign1, whole genome shotgun sequence harbors:
- the LOC143305215 gene encoding uncharacterized protein LOC143305215, with amino-acid sequence MRRSGRTKGVLSKWCSSQNAFVTPERRKFRRVHGLQLPLHPQQVVGWIVILVIVVNTFAIITPLLGPSLRSIFSIVISAIFLTHFFSHLTVLLLDPADPRVRSQPTNKIIPEFDRGKHSHVIENGRCHLCNITTDSKRTKHCSICNKCIVRFDHHCKWLNNCIGARNYTAFLVCLISAILASLFIAGLSATELLLSFSPDRFAMLQVSNASGHAVPTITPVSDAVSVLLVSAIGILSAITAILLIHLCLFHGYIACLGLTTYEYVRKKRQRNTVTTAAAVAVAAAAAAAAAAAATATVTATATATATATATATATVIATAIATQTVDTLVAANSTTAEPIDLSDSKTIRRDIRRLVSTDTDSCLHCDRRNRRIDVEIDTRESSSNEIETESSFHRQREDQRKNFRLCLPKREHQSESNDKPPRATIPPSHDSVGIRATGSSSPSPVSCCFAAANSIAVHCRSTGQKRNEQKKRSSTDDRRVDSLDSLRVSTTSCETVERIGKFLRTYLKRNRHRRRRRRSSSSASRSSVCASKENIAVAAAASSTDDSNQCRRTEIKMNLESTVSLGELLETTAISAPRPPPSRLPPLRYSLNELSVAGSSYTRPRRTFSFRKRAKLKLNSHVTQSIRLSPILESEFSKSVTPRSSCSSPLSPSSARSTRSSSSPRIDRFVPSSSGI; translated from the coding sequence ATGCGAAGAAGCGGAAGGACAAAGGGCGTTTTATCAAAATGGTGTTCGTCTCAAAACGCGTTCGTGACACCAGAACGCAGAAAATTCCGCCGCGTACACGGACTTCAATTGCCTTTACATCCTCAGCAAGTGGTTGGTTGGATCGTGATTTTGGTAATCGTGGTAAACACGTTTGCGATAATAACGCCGCTTCTTGGCCCGAGCTTACGATCAATCTTCTCGATCGTGATCTCGGcgattttcttaacacattttttcTCTCACTTGACTGTGCTTCTGTTAGATCCGGCGGATCCGCGAGTCAGGTCTCAGCCTACAAACAAAATCATACCGGAATTCGATCGAGGAAAACATTCGCACGTGATCGAGAACGGCAGGTGTCATCTGTGCAATATCACCACCGACAGCAAGAGGACCAAGCACTGTTCGATCTGTAACAAATGCATCGTCCGATTTGACCATCATTGCAAGTGGCTGAACAATTGTATCGGGGCTAGAAACTATACAGCTTTCCTCGTTTGCTTGATTTCCGCGATTCTAGCCAGCCTGTTTATCGCTGGTCTTTCCGCGACGGAACTGTTGCTCTCATTCTCCCCTGACCGTTTTGCGATGCTTCAGGTTTCGAATGCGAGCGGACACGCCGTGCCGACGATCACCCCAGTCTCCGATGCGGTCTCCGTCCTACTCGTCTCGGCGATCGGAATTCTTTCCGCGATCACGGCGATACTTTTGATTCACCTGTGCCTGTTTCACGGTTACATCGCTTGCCTCGGTCTAACCACCTACGAATACGTGCGAAAGAAACGGCAGAGAAACACGGTGACGACTGCAGCCGCCGTGGCGGTTGCCGCAGCCGCAGCTGCCGCCGCCGCAGCAGCAGCTACCGCGACCGTGACCGCCACCGcgaccgccaccgccaccgctaCCGCCACAGCGACCGCTACAGTTATCGCGACCGCCATCGCTACTCAAACCGTTGACACCTTGGTCGCGGCTAACTCGACCACCGCCGAACCTATCGATCTTTCCGACTCGAAAACTATTCGACGCGACATTCGTCGGCTCGTATCCACCGACACGGATTCTTGCTTGCATTGCGACAGACGAAATAGGCGGATCGACGTCGAGATCGACACAAGGGAATCCTCGTCGAATGAAATCGAAACGGAATCGTCGTTTCATCGGCAACGGGAGGACCAAAGGAAAAACTTTCGATTGTGTCTGCCGAAACGCGAGCACCAGTCTGAATCAAACGACAAACCACCACGCGCAACCATACCACCGTCCCATGATTCGGTTGGCATCCGAGCCACCGGCTCCTCTTCGCCTTCGCCAGTTTCTTGCTGTTTTGCCGCTGCCAATTCGATAGCGGTGCATTGTCGTTCCACCGGGCAGAAGAGGAACGAACAGAAGAAACGATCATCTACCGACGACCGCCGAGTCGATTCGTTAGATTCGTTACGCGTCTCGACCACTTCCTGCGAAACCGTCGAACGAATCGGCAAATTTTTACGAACTTATCTGAAGAGGAATCGACATCGACGTCGCCGGCGGCGATCCTCCTCCTCTGCCTCCCGTAGCAGTGTGTGCGCGTCAAAGGAAAACATTGCGGTGGCGGCGGCAgcgtcgtctacagacgattcgaATCAGTGTAGAAGAACGGAAATCAAAATGAATCTCGAGAGTACCGTCTCGCTCGGCGAGCTTCTCGAAACAACTGCGATTTCCGCGCCTCGACCACCACCGAGCAGACTTCCTCCGTTGCGTTATTCTTTGAACGAACTTTCGGTCGCCGGCTCCTCGTATACCAGACCTCGTCGGACTTTCTCCTTCCGGAAGAGAgcaaaattaaaactgaactcGCACGTGACACAGTCTATAAGACTGTCTCCCATCTTGGAATCGGAATTCTCCAAATCCGTAACTCCGCGATCCTCCTGTTCTTCTCCTCTTTCACCTTCTTCTGCCCGTTCAACGCGTTCTTCCTCCTCTCCGCGAATCGATCGATTCGTCCCGTCTTCATCGGGAATCTGA
- the Cox10 gene encoding cytochrome c oxidase assembly factor 10 isoform X1 — MVFVLCSSRISRSICLSSLKLSVTKYSSEATSTAQKLTAKIEKHRKTLPNTKSLQGRTVSSDLIDSEDDRRSVVSVASREDEIEKGPVSNDQREWRYVELDSRKLKRHCLMLSKIRLTSLVVITTMSGYALAPGPFDVSTFVVCSVGTGLVSATANAINQFFEVPFDAQMSRTKNRVLVRGHLTPGQAIFFAAVSGVTGLVLLYSQVNGLTAALGAANLVLYTLVYTPMKRISILNTWVGSIVGAIPPLMGWAACVGDITSPGAWIMSGLLYAWQFPHFNALSWNLRPDYSRAGYRMMAVTNPKLCRTTALRYTAVLTSLCYLAPVLDVTNWWFAIASTPLNAYFLYLAWKFHKRSDSASSRKLFHFSLIHLPVLMIFMLVNKKRWYNDKKEKGGSMIHEEKESNVYRILTKLITSCTTS, encoded by the exons ATGGTATTTGTTCTTTGCTCGAGCAGAATTTCCCGAAGCATCTGTTTGTCGTCATTGAAATTATCTGTCACCAAG TATTCCAGCGAGGCCACATCAACCGCACAAAAATTGACCGCAAAAATTGAAAAGCATCGGAAAACTTTACCGAACACGAAAAGTTTACAGGGTCGGACAGTTTCGTCAGATTTAATCGATTCTGAGGATGATCGAAGGTCCGTTGTATCTGTGGCCTCTAGAGAGGATGAAATTGAGAAAGGACCGGTTTCAAACGATCAACGAGAATGGCGATACGTGGAATTGGATTCTAGGAAACTTAAAAGGCATTGCCTTATGCTATCCAAGATTAGATTGACTT CATTGGTAGTAATAACAACGATGAGCGGATACGCGCTAGCTCCCGGACCTTTTGACGTTTCTACGTTTGTCGTATGCTCTGTTGGAACTGGGTTAGTTTCGGCAACAGCAAATGCtattaatcaattttttgaAGTTCCTTTCGACGCCCAGATGTCAAGAACGAAAAATAGAGTATTAGTCAGAGGTCATTTAAC CCCAGGTCAGGCAATATTTTTTGCTGCGGTATCGGGTGTCACTGGACTGGTATTATTATATAGTCAAGTTAACGGATTAACAGCCGCTTTGGGTGCTGCTAATTTAGTTCTTTACACGCTTGTATATACTCCGATGAAACGAATTAGTATTTTAAATACGTGGGTAGGCTCTATAG TTGGAGCTATACCACCGTTAATGGGCTGGGCTGCTTGCGTCGGTGATATAACATCTCCTGGTGCTTGGATAATGTCGGGACTATTATATGCATGGCAGTTCCCACATTTCAACGCTCTCTCGTGGAATTTGAGACCGGACTACTCCCGCGCTGGTTACAGAATGATGGCAGTCACGAATCCGAAACTTTGTCGAACAACAGCGTTGCGTTACACCGCTGTATTAACGAGTCTTTGTTACTTGGCACCTGTTTTAGATGTGACCAATTGGTGGTTTGCCATCGCATCGACCCCGCTAAACGCATATTTTCTTTATCTTG CTTGGAAGTTTCATAAACGCTCCGATAGTGCAAGTTCGCGCAAACTTTTTCACTTTTCGCTGATCCATTTACCCGTGCTCATGATATTCATGCTTGTAAATAAGAAACGTTGGTACAACGACAAGAAAGAGAAGGGAGGCTCGATGATTCACGAAGAAAAAGAGAGCAACGTTTACAGAATTTTAACAAAACTGATTACATCTTGTACAACATCGTAA
- the Dus1 gene encoding dihydrouridine synthase 1 isoform X2 codes for MSSVSAALAEPANIWETVLGSPRYIVAPMVDASELAWRLLSRRHGAHLCYTPMLHSSVFCRDPKYRREALASTAEDRPLIVQFCGNDPNTLLEAALLAEPYCDAVDINIGCPQAIAKRGRYGAFLQDDWDLLRRIVSTLSKGLRVPVTCKLRVFAEIEKTVEYARMLENAGARLLTVHGRTREQKGPLTGLASWDHIKAVRQAVRIPVFANGNIQSLQDVEKCMEETGVHGVMSAEGNLYNPFIFEARYPPSWEAALEYLDLVERYPAPASYIRGHLFKLFQHTLCLAENKEERENLARNSSMESFKSVVYTLRDRYLPYHEGRLRWQQETSDYNLELPPWLCQPYARHLPEECVRKLETGKLETREETIKRKFKDDDGNEISRKRLKKLRRIARRPNRPTVVIKRGSELCHDCPNPVGLKCVHKLCRQCCRNKCFTENLDCIGHRNLTKTRRQMAIEFAAKRKTVHDQI; via the exons ATGTCATCGGTTTCAGCTGCCCTCGCTGAACCAGCTAATATTTGGGAGACCGTATTGGGTTCTCCACGATACATCGTCGCGCCGATGGTGGACGCGAGCGAATTAGCCTGGAGATTGTTGAGTCGTCGTCACGGTGCCCATCTTTGTTACACACCGATGCTTCACTCTTCGGTCTTTTGCAGAGATCCGAAATATCGACGAGAAGCTTTGGCTAGTACGGCCGAAGATCGGCCGTTGATCGTTCAG TTTTGTGGAAACGATCCAAACACGTTACTGGAAGCGGCGCTTTTGGCCGAACCGTACTGCGACGCGGTCGATATAAATATCGGTTGTCCACAAGCGATCGCTAAACGTGGACGTTACGGTGCTTTTCTTCAAGACGACTGGGATTTGCTTCGACGAATAg TAAGTACCTTGAGCAAGGGTCTACGAGTACCGGTAACTTGCAAGTTGCGAGTATTTGCAGAAATCGAGAAAACGGTCGAATACGCTCGAATGCTCGAGAACGCTGGTGCACGATTGCTTACCGTTCATGGACGGACCAGAGAGCAGAAAGGTCCGTTGACCGGTCTCGCGTCTTGGGATCACATTAAAGCTGTCAG GCAAGCCGTTAGGATTCCAGTATTTGCCAATGGCAACATACAATCTCTGCAAGATGTGGAAAAATGTATGGAGGAAACTGGCGTTCACGGTGTAATGTCGGCGGAAGGCAATCTTTATAATCCGTTTATATTCGAAGCTCGTTACCCGCCCAGTTGGGAAGCAGCGTTGGAATATTTAGATTTAGTGGAACGTTATCCAGCCCCGGCCTCTTACATTCGTGGTCATCTCTTTAAATTATTCCAACACAC ACTTTGTTTAgcagaaaataaagaagaaagagaaaatttgGCCAGAAACTCCAGCATGGAATCTTTCAAAAGTGTCGTGTATACTCTAAGGGATCGATATCTACCTTATCACGAAGGACGCCTAAGGTGGCAGCAAGAAACATCCG ATTATAACTTGGAACTACCTCCATGGCTGTGTCAACCTTACGCGCGTCATCTTCCGGAAGAGTGTGTACGGAAGTTAGAAACGGGAAAGCTCGAAACT AGAGAAGAAACGATCAAGAGAAAATTCAAAGACGACGATGGAAACGAAATATCGCGAAAACGTTTAAAGAAACTTAGACGGATAGCGCGTCGTCCCAACAGGCCGACTGTTGTCATCAAAAGAGGATCAGAATTGTGTCACGATTGTCCAAATCCAGTG GGTCTGAAGTGTGTTCACAAATTGTGCCGCCAGTGCTGTAGAAACAAATGTTTCACGGAAAATCTTGATTGTATCGGACATAGAAATTTAACTAAAACTAGGAGACAGATGGCGATAGAATTCGCTGCGAAACGAAAAACTGTCCACGATCAGATATGA
- the Cox10 gene encoding cytochrome c oxidase assembly factor 10 isoform X2: protein MNREATSTAQKLTAKIEKHRKTLPNTKSLQGRTVSSDLIDSEDDRRSVVSVASREDEIEKGPVSNDQREWRYVELDSRKLKRHCLMLSKIRLTSLVVITTMSGYALAPGPFDVSTFVVCSVGTGLVSATANAINQFFEVPFDAQMSRTKNRVLVRGHLTPGQAIFFAAVSGVTGLVLLYSQVNGLTAALGAANLVLYTLVYTPMKRISILNTWVGSIVGAIPPLMGWAACVGDITSPGAWIMSGLLYAWQFPHFNALSWNLRPDYSRAGYRMMAVTNPKLCRTTALRYTAVLTSLCYLAPVLDVTNWWFAIASTPLNAYFLYLAWKFHKRSDSASSRKLFHFSLIHLPVLMIFMLVNKKRWYNDKKEKGGSMIHEEKESNVYRILTKLITSCTTS, encoded by the exons ATGAATCG CGAGGCCACATCAACCGCACAAAAATTGACCGCAAAAATTGAAAAGCATCGGAAAACTTTACCGAACACGAAAAGTTTACAGGGTCGGACAGTTTCGTCAGATTTAATCGATTCTGAGGATGATCGAAGGTCCGTTGTATCTGTGGCCTCTAGAGAGGATGAAATTGAGAAAGGACCGGTTTCAAACGATCAACGAGAATGGCGATACGTGGAATTGGATTCTAGGAAACTTAAAAGGCATTGCCTTATGCTATCCAAGATTAGATTGACTT CATTGGTAGTAATAACAACGATGAGCGGATACGCGCTAGCTCCCGGACCTTTTGACGTTTCTACGTTTGTCGTATGCTCTGTTGGAACTGGGTTAGTTTCGGCAACAGCAAATGCtattaatcaattttttgaAGTTCCTTTCGACGCCCAGATGTCAAGAACGAAAAATAGAGTATTAGTCAGAGGTCATTTAAC CCCAGGTCAGGCAATATTTTTTGCTGCGGTATCGGGTGTCACTGGACTGGTATTATTATATAGTCAAGTTAACGGATTAACAGCCGCTTTGGGTGCTGCTAATTTAGTTCTTTACACGCTTGTATATACTCCGATGAAACGAATTAGTATTTTAAATACGTGGGTAGGCTCTATAG TTGGAGCTATACCACCGTTAATGGGCTGGGCTGCTTGCGTCGGTGATATAACATCTCCTGGTGCTTGGATAATGTCGGGACTATTATATGCATGGCAGTTCCCACATTTCAACGCTCTCTCGTGGAATTTGAGACCGGACTACTCCCGCGCTGGTTACAGAATGATGGCAGTCACGAATCCGAAACTTTGTCGAACAACAGCGTTGCGTTACACCGCTGTATTAACGAGTCTTTGTTACTTGGCACCTGTTTTAGATGTGACCAATTGGTGGTTTGCCATCGCATCGACCCCGCTAAACGCATATTTTCTTTATCTTG CTTGGAAGTTTCATAAACGCTCCGATAGTGCAAGTTCGCGCAAACTTTTTCACTTTTCGCTGATCCATTTACCCGTGCTCATGATATTCATGCTTGTAAATAAGAAACGTTGGTACAACGACAAGAAAGAGAAGGGAGGCTCGATGATTCACGAAGAAAAAGAGAGCAACGTTTACAGAATTTTAACAAAACTGATTACATCTTGTACAACATCGTAA
- the Cox10 gene encoding cytochrome c oxidase assembly factor 10 isoform X3, whose product MVFVLCSSRISRSICLSSLKLSVTKYSSEATSTAQKLTAKIEKHRKTLPNTKSLQGRTVSSDLIDSEDDRRSVVSVASREDEIEKGPVSNDQREWRYVELDSRKLKRHCLMLSKIRLTSLVVITTMSGYALAPGPFDVSTFVVCSVGTGLVSATANAINQFFEVPFDAQMSRTKNRVLVRGHLTPGQAIFFAAVSGVTGLVLLYSQVNGLTAALGAANLVLYTLVYTPMKRISILNTWVGSIVGAIPPLMGWAACVGDITSPGAWIMSGLLYAWQFPHFNALSWNLRPDYSRAGYRMMAVTNPKLCRTTALRYTAVLTSLCYLAPVLDVTNWWFAIASTPLNAYFLYLGTSIHLGSFINAPIVQVRANFFTFR is encoded by the exons ATGGTATTTGTTCTTTGCTCGAGCAGAATTTCCCGAAGCATCTGTTTGTCGTCATTGAAATTATCTGTCACCAAG TATTCCAGCGAGGCCACATCAACCGCACAAAAATTGACCGCAAAAATTGAAAAGCATCGGAAAACTTTACCGAACACGAAAAGTTTACAGGGTCGGACAGTTTCGTCAGATTTAATCGATTCTGAGGATGATCGAAGGTCCGTTGTATCTGTGGCCTCTAGAGAGGATGAAATTGAGAAAGGACCGGTTTCAAACGATCAACGAGAATGGCGATACGTGGAATTGGATTCTAGGAAACTTAAAAGGCATTGCCTTATGCTATCCAAGATTAGATTGACTT CATTGGTAGTAATAACAACGATGAGCGGATACGCGCTAGCTCCCGGACCTTTTGACGTTTCTACGTTTGTCGTATGCTCTGTTGGAACTGGGTTAGTTTCGGCAACAGCAAATGCtattaatcaattttttgaAGTTCCTTTCGACGCCCAGATGTCAAGAACGAAAAATAGAGTATTAGTCAGAGGTCATTTAAC CCCAGGTCAGGCAATATTTTTTGCTGCGGTATCGGGTGTCACTGGACTGGTATTATTATATAGTCAAGTTAACGGATTAACAGCCGCTTTGGGTGCTGCTAATTTAGTTCTTTACACGCTTGTATATACTCCGATGAAACGAATTAGTATTTTAAATACGTGGGTAGGCTCTATAG TTGGAGCTATACCACCGTTAATGGGCTGGGCTGCTTGCGTCGGTGATATAACATCTCCTGGTGCTTGGATAATGTCGGGACTATTATATGCATGGCAGTTCCCACATTTCAACGCTCTCTCGTGGAATTTGAGACCGGACTACTCCCGCGCTGGTTACAGAATGATGGCAGTCACGAATCCGAAACTTTGTCGAACAACAGCGTTGCGTTACACCGCTGTATTAACGAGTCTTTGTTACTTGGCACCTGTTTTAGATGTGACCAATTGGTGGTTTGCCATCGCATCGACCCCGCTAAACGCATATTTTCTTTATCTTGGTACGTcgatacat CTTGGAAGTTTCATAAACGCTCCGATAGTGCAAGTTCGCGCAAACTTTTTCACTTTTCGCTGA
- the Dus1 gene encoding dihydrouridine synthase 1 isoform X1, producing MSSVSAALAEPANIWETVLGSPRYIVAPMVDASELAWRLLSRRHGAHLCYTPMLHSSVFCRDPKYRREALASTAEDRPLIVQFCGNDPNTLLEAALLAEPYCDAVDINIGCPQAIAKRGRYGAFLQDDWDLLRRIVSTLSKGLRVPVTCKLRVFAEIEKTVEYARMLENAGARLLTVHGRTREQKGPLTGLASWDHIKAVRQAVRIPVFANGNIQSLQDVEKCMEETGVHGVMSAEGNLYNPFIFEARYPPSWEAALEYLDLVERYPAPASYIRGHLFKLFQHTLCLAENKEERENLARNSSMESFKSVVYTLRDRYLPYHEGRLRWQQETSDYNLELPPWLCQPYARHLPEECVRKLETGKLETQREETIKRKFKDDDGNEISRKRLKKLRRIARRPNRPTVVIKRGSELCHDCPNPVGLKCVHKLCRQCCRNKCFTENLDCIGHRNLTKTRRQMAIEFAAKRKTVHDQI from the exons ATGTCATCGGTTTCAGCTGCCCTCGCTGAACCAGCTAATATTTGGGAGACCGTATTGGGTTCTCCACGATACATCGTCGCGCCGATGGTGGACGCGAGCGAATTAGCCTGGAGATTGTTGAGTCGTCGTCACGGTGCCCATCTTTGTTACACACCGATGCTTCACTCTTCGGTCTTTTGCAGAGATCCGAAATATCGACGAGAAGCTTTGGCTAGTACGGCCGAAGATCGGCCGTTGATCGTTCAG TTTTGTGGAAACGATCCAAACACGTTACTGGAAGCGGCGCTTTTGGCCGAACCGTACTGCGACGCGGTCGATATAAATATCGGTTGTCCACAAGCGATCGCTAAACGTGGACGTTACGGTGCTTTTCTTCAAGACGACTGGGATTTGCTTCGACGAATAg TAAGTACCTTGAGCAAGGGTCTACGAGTACCGGTAACTTGCAAGTTGCGAGTATTTGCAGAAATCGAGAAAACGGTCGAATACGCTCGAATGCTCGAGAACGCTGGTGCACGATTGCTTACCGTTCATGGACGGACCAGAGAGCAGAAAGGTCCGTTGACCGGTCTCGCGTCTTGGGATCACATTAAAGCTGTCAG GCAAGCCGTTAGGATTCCAGTATTTGCCAATGGCAACATACAATCTCTGCAAGATGTGGAAAAATGTATGGAGGAAACTGGCGTTCACGGTGTAATGTCGGCGGAAGGCAATCTTTATAATCCGTTTATATTCGAAGCTCGTTACCCGCCCAGTTGGGAAGCAGCGTTGGAATATTTAGATTTAGTGGAACGTTATCCAGCCCCGGCCTCTTACATTCGTGGTCATCTCTTTAAATTATTCCAACACAC ACTTTGTTTAgcagaaaataaagaagaaagagaaaatttgGCCAGAAACTCCAGCATGGAATCTTTCAAAAGTGTCGTGTATACTCTAAGGGATCGATATCTACCTTATCACGAAGGACGCCTAAGGTGGCAGCAAGAAACATCCG ATTATAACTTGGAACTACCTCCATGGCTGTGTCAACCTTACGCGCGTCATCTTCCGGAAGAGTGTGTACGGAAGTTAGAAACGGGAAAGCTCGAAACT CAGAGAGAAGAAACGATCAAGAGAAAATTCAAAGACGACGATGGAAACGAAATATCGCGAAAACGTTTAAAGAAACTTAGACGGATAGCGCGTCGTCCCAACAGGCCGACTGTTGTCATCAAAAGAGGATCAGAATTGTGTCACGATTGTCCAAATCCAGTG GGTCTGAAGTGTGTTCACAAATTGTGCCGCCAGTGCTGTAGAAACAAATGTTTCACGGAAAATCTTGATTGTATCGGACATAGAAATTTAACTAAAACTAGGAGACAGATGGCGATAGAATTCGCTGCGAAACGAAAAACTGTCCACGATCAGATATGA